Proteins from one Cryptomeria japonica chromosome 4, Sugi_1.0, whole genome shotgun sequence genomic window:
- the LOC131033155 gene encoding 1-aminocyclopropane-1-carboxylate oxidase: MGVPVIDVKNIDGGDRKAIMAQIAQACVSPGFFQITNHGIDHGLMDRVKKVCSQQYKINREQNFKDSSPVEALNKAIEAEAKGKHVEKIENLDWEDVFQVHEMKETNSWPSEPQDFKELIEEFRSQIFNLTEKLLEIISESLGLEKGYLKRAFAGGDKEKPFFGTKVSHYPPCPRPDLIKGIRAHTDAGGLILLYQDDEVPGLQVLNNGNWIDVQPMQYSIVVNIGDQLEAVSNGKYKSAWHRILPTKDGNRLSLASFYNPSYNAVVSPAPQLFVQANGNSAHELSTYPKYPFGDYMKIYSEQEYDAKEPRFKAVGRLNEQIAC; encoded by the exons ATGGGTGTTCCAGTGATTGATGTAAAGAACATTGATGGAGGAGACAGGAAGGCCATAATGGCTCAAATTGCACAGGCTTGTGTGTCTCCTGGATTTTTTCAG ATTACAAACCATGGCATTGACCATGGTCTTATGGACCGTGTGAAGAAGGTATGTTCACAGCAATATAAGATTAACAGAGAACAAAACTTCAAGGATTCTTCACCAGTAGAGGCACTGAACAAAGCCATTGAAGCTGAAGCAAAGGGAAAACATGTTGAGAAGATTGAGAATCTGGATTGGGAGGATGTTTTCCAAGTGCACGAGATGAAAGAAACAAATTCCTGGCCTTCAGAGCCCCAAGATTTCAA GGAGTTAATTGAGGAGTTCCGCAGCCAAATATTCAATCTGACAGAGAAACTGTTGGAAATAATAAGTGAAAGTTTGGGGCTAGAGAAAGGATATCTAAAAAGGGCATTTGCAGGGGGAGACAAGGAGAAGCCATTCTTTGGTACCAAGGTGAGCCATTATCCTCCCTGCCCCAGGCCAGATCTTATAAAGGGTATCCGTGCTCATACAGATGCAGGTGGGCTCATTCTTTTGTACCAAGATGATGAGGTTCCTGGCCTTCAAGTGCTAAACAATGGTAATTGGATTGATGTGCAACCTATGCAATACTCAATAGTTGTGAACATAGGTGATCAGTTAGAAGCAGTGAGCAATGGCAAGTATAAGAGTGCATGGCATAGAATTCTTCCAACAAAGGACGGGAACCGATTATCACTGGCATCATTCTATAATCCCTCATACAATGCAGTTGTCAGCCCTGCACCTCAACTTTTCGTTCAAGCCAATGGGAATTCTGCTCATGAATTATCTACTTATCCAAAGTATCCGTTTGGTGACTACATGAAGATTTACTCTGAGCAGGAATATGATGCAAAGGAGCCTCGCTTCAAAGCAGTGGGAAGGTTGAATGAACAAATTGCTTGCTGA